One region of Candidatus Poribacteria bacterium genomic DNA includes:
- the ubiE gene encoding bifunctional demethylmenaquinone methyltransferase/2-methoxy-6-polyprenyl-1,4-benzoquinol methylase UbiE — MHAHRIRNLFSAISRHYDLLNALLSLKRDAVWRRETVKASGVDLGSKVLDVCTGTGELALAYADKIGTEGFVIASDFCFEMLVIGDEKVERKERGTDTSFLAADTLILPFSDDTFDVVSVGFGIRNVSDLEMGIGEMTRVAAPGGRVVILEFTQPVNPLFRSLYYFYFTKILPFVGNLISGSKDDAYGYLPRSVMKFPNCDALKVVMEQCGLMDVEFYRQTFGIVSIHVGKKPITI; from the coding sequence ATGCATGCCCATCGAATAAGGAATCTATTTTCAGCCATCTCGCGCCACTACGACCTCCTCAATGCCCTGTTAAGCCTTAAACGAGATGCTGTCTGGCGTCGCGAAACGGTCAAAGCAAGCGGTGTTGACTTAGGGAGCAAGGTCCTGGATGTCTGCACCGGCACGGGTGAACTCGCTCTTGCGTATGCCGATAAAATCGGGACAGAAGGTTTTGTTATTGCTTCAGACTTCTGCTTTGAGATGTTGGTTATCGGTGATGAGAAGGTGGAGCGGAAGGAACGAGGAACAGACACCAGTTTTCTGGCAGCAGATACCCTTATTCTCCCCTTTTCAGATGATACGTTCGACGTTGTTTCTGTCGGTTTCGGTATCCGAAATGTCTCAGATCTGGAGATGGGAATAGGCGAGATGACGCGCGTAGCGGCACCGGGAGGCAGAGTCGTTATTTTGGAGTTTACGCAGCCCGTGAATCCATTATTTCGGAGTCTCTACTATTTCTATTTCACCAAGATCCTGCCTTTCGTCGGGAACTTGATCTCCGGGAGCAAGGACGATGCCTATGGGTATCTCCCCCGTTCCGTCATGAAGTTCCCGAATTGCGATGCCTTGAAAGTCGTTATGGAACAGTGTGGATTGATGGATGTAGAGTTCTATCGGCAAACGTTCGGTATCGTTTCGATCCACGTTGGAAAGAAACCGATAACTATCTGA
- a CDS encoding type II toxin-antitoxin system HicA family toxin, translating into MRRDKLLEKMRNNPRDDWRIADVEKLARRYGFSISRPGGGGSHVTLRHDSGSKLTIPDHRPIRPVYIRRLVKMIDQLEV; encoded by the coding sequence ATGCGTCGAGATAAATTGCTGGAAAAAATGCGGAACAATCCGCGGGATGATTGGCGAATTGCCGATGTTGAAAAATTAGCAAGGCGGTACGGGTTTTCAATCAGTAGACCGGGCGGCGGCGGTAGCCACGTCACACTACGTCACGATTCAGGGAGTAAATTGACTATTCCTGACCACCGCCCGATAAGACCTGTGTATATTCGACGACTTGTGAAAATGATAGATCAATTGGAGGTATGA
- a CDS encoding histone deacetylase codes for MTQKTGFAYHPDYLNHDTGPNHPERPDRLRASLAALQESEVWEQLHPIEPTPASVAQLCYAHEPTYPEHIQHYCERELLLTYDTPVVKASYDIAKLSTGGVLRVADAVVTGAVENAFAMVRPPGHHATQNQSMGFCLFNNIAITARYLQREHGIGKVAIVDWDVHHGNGTQDIFYEDETVFFFSIHQSPLYPGTGSSYEQGSGKARGTNLNAPMPEGSGDDEYIAVFTDVLIPALKDFSPEVILISAGFDAHYLDPLAGTELTADGFSTLTDLILELAEETASGRVVSALEGGYSLEGVSESVVAHVERLVKGKS; via the coding sequence ATGACACAAAAAACAGGATTCGCCTATCATCCAGACTACCTTAATCACGATACCGGTCCAAACCACCCGGAACGACCCGATCGGCTGCGCGCGAGTTTAGCCGCTCTTCAGGAAAGCGAAGTCTGGGAACAGTTACACCCCATCGAACCAACACCCGCAAGCGTCGCTCAACTCTGCTACGCACACGAACCAACCTATCCTGAACACATTCAGCACTATTGCGAACGAGAATTGCTTCTCACCTACGATACTCCCGTTGTGAAGGCTTCTTATGATATAGCAAAACTTTCCACGGGTGGGGTGCTGCGTGTCGCGGATGCAGTCGTAACAGGAGCAGTAGAAAATGCCTTTGCTATGGTACGTCCACCCGGACACCATGCCACGCAAAACCAGAGCATGGGGTTTTGCCTATTCAACAATATTGCGATTACCGCTCGTTATCTTCAACGGGAACACGGCATCGGAAAGGTCGCGATTGTGGATTGGGATGTCCACCACGGAAACGGCACACAAGACATTTTTTATGAAGATGAGACGGTCTTCTTTTTCTCTATCCACCAGTCGCCGCTCTACCCCGGTACAGGTTCGAGTTACGAACAGGGTAGCGGAAAAGCACGTGGCACAAACCTGAACGCACCGATGCCCGAGGGGAGCGGTGATGACGAATACATCGCAGTCTTTACGGATGTTCTCATCCCTGCCTTGAAAGATTTCTCACCTGAGGTCATCTTAATTTCAGCAGGATTCGATGCACACTACCTTGACCCACTCGCAGGGACTGAACTCACAGCAGACGGATTTTCTACACTGACAGACCTAATTCTTGAACTTGCCGAGGAGACCGCATCGGGGCGCGTTGTTTCTGCGTTGGAGGGCGGTTATAGTTTAGAAGGGGTTTCTGAATCGGTTGTAGCACATGTAGAACGGTTGGTTAAAGGTAAATCCTGA
- the msrA gene encoding peptide-methionine (S)-S-oxide reductase MsrA, with translation MKLETATFGAGCFWCVEAVFLQVEGVHTVVSGYTGGTTVNPTYQAVCMGMTGHAEVIQIQFDPDVISYEALLEIFWHTHDATTLNRQGADVGTQYRSAIFYHTEAQQRIAEKSKAEMDASDMWDAPIVTEITAIDVFYPAEDYHQNYFQLNHNQPYCQFVIHPKMRKFTKDFKDKLKNG, from the coding sequence ATGAAATTAGAGACAGCGACATTTGGAGCAGGTTGTTTTTGGTGTGTCGAGGCAGTCTTTCTGCAGGTGGAAGGTGTTCACACGGTCGTCTCAGGGTACACCGGTGGCACCACTGTCAATCCAACGTATCAAGCGGTGTGTATGGGAATGACGGGCCACGCCGAAGTCATTCAGATTCAGTTCGATCCAGACGTTATTTCCTATGAAGCGTTATTAGAAATTTTTTGGCACACGCATGATGCAACAACCTTAAATCGGCAGGGTGCTGATGTCGGGACCCAGTACCGTTCAGCGATTTTCTATCACACGGAAGCGCAACAACGTATCGCGGAAAAATCTAAAGCCGAGATGGACGCATCTGATATGTGGGACGCTCCGATTGTGACAGAGATTACCGCCATAGATGTCTTCTATCCTGCCGAAGATTACCACCAAAACTATTTTCAATTGAATCATAACCAGCCCTACTGCCAGTTTGTGATTCACCCAAAGATGAGAAAGTTCACAAAGGATTTTAAGGATAAACTTAAAAATGGTTAA
- a CDS encoding phenylalanine--tRNA ligase subunit beta: protein MNVTLNWLKAYIDFEFSLTELADRLTMLGIEVESIKHPGAELEGVIVGSVTSIRPHPNADKLVLCQVDTGGAEELQIVCGAPNVKEGMFAPVATIGATLPAGFTIKRAKLRGETSQGMLCSEKELGLSDDAAGLMELSTDIPLGTPLSEALGLDDVVFELEITPNRPDCLSLIGVAREIRAETGNPLKLPVVDLPESDVNVRDLTSVTIDAPELCPRYAARLIQGVKVAESPTWLQQRLESVGIGVINNIVDVTNFVLMEYGQPLHAFDYHKLTENRIVVRRATAGEKITTLDEVERELTPDMLVIADAERPVALAGIMGGYDSEITDATCDILLESAYFNPSSVRATAKALGISTEASYRFERGADPRTVLAAIDRAAQLIAELAGGTVCEGIVDVYPGQQPLTEIQLRPERVNFVLGTTLEASEMVKILNRLGFDVDATGEIYQVTVPTFRSDVTREIDLIEEIARVHGYDNIPTTLPKGDIPVPAPDPKTEIRKRIKHFLFAAGMMEAINYSFCDPNCFDKIRLNTDDPLRNTLRLRNPLSPEMSVLRTTLTPGLLENAQHNRNHQIDTIALFEIGGVFVHDGEEKEPERVAGVLAGQVGEGVYSDPYRPPDFFDIKGLVEGLLEVCGVVDWTLQNTDTPTFHPGRNAEILLGDKRIGVFGEIHPEVLENYDLPYKAYLFEFNLEGLAEATTFAKCFEPISIYPKVARDLAIVVDKDILSDMPTELIYTTGGDSVDSVRLFDVYEGEQVPEGKKSLAYTITYHSATETLTDKAVNALHDKVVKCLNRELGAELRM from the coding sequence ATGAATGTGACCTTAAATTGGCTTAAAGCCTACATCGATTTTGAATTTTCTCTAACTGAACTCGCTGATCGGTTGACGATGTTAGGTATTGAGGTAGAATCCATTAAGCATCCCGGAGCCGAACTCGAAGGTGTAATTGTCGGTAGCGTCACCTCAATTCGACCGCACCCAAACGCAGATAAACTTGTTCTCTGTCAGGTAGATACGGGTGGGGCTGAGGAACTTCAGATTGTCTGCGGTGCTCCGAACGTCAAAGAGGGTATGTTCGCACCTGTCGCTACAATCGGTGCAACACTACCTGCGGGGTTTACAATCAAGCGCGCGAAATTGCGCGGCGAAACTTCGCAAGGGATGCTCTGCTCTGAAAAGGAGTTAGGGCTCTCTGACGATGCTGCCGGTTTGATGGAACTATCGACGGATATACCCCTTGGAACACCCCTCTCAGAGGCTCTTGGATTGGACGATGTCGTATTTGAACTGGAGATTACACCTAACCGTCCCGATTGCCTCAGCCTGATCGGAGTCGCTCGCGAAATCCGAGCGGAAACCGGAAATCCTTTAAAACTACCGGTTGTCGACTTGCCGGAAAGTGACGTTAACGTCAGGGACCTGACGTCTGTTACGATTGATGCCCCAGAGCTTTGCCCGCGTTACGCAGCACGCCTCATTCAAGGTGTTAAAGTGGCAGAATCCCCAACATGGTTGCAACAGCGGCTTGAATCCGTTGGTATAGGTGTTATTAACAACATTGTTGATGTTACTAACTTCGTCCTAATGGAATATGGACAACCGCTCCATGCCTTTGATTATCACAAGCTCACAGAGAATCGCATTGTTGTTCGTCGCGCCACAGCGGGTGAAAAAATAACAACTCTCGATGAAGTTGAACGCGAACTCACACCCGATATGCTCGTCATTGCCGATGCCGAGCGACCTGTTGCCCTCGCTGGAATTATGGGGGGCTACGATTCAGAAATCACCGACGCGACCTGTGATATCCTATTGGAGAGTGCCTATTTCAATCCATCAAGTGTTCGTGCTACCGCAAAGGCGTTGGGAATCAGCACGGAAGCCTCCTACAGATTTGAGCGTGGTGCCGATCCGCGGACAGTCCTCGCTGCCATTGATCGTGCGGCGCAACTCATTGCCGAATTAGCAGGCGGTACTGTCTGTGAAGGCATTGTTGATGTCTATCCGGGACAGCAGCCATTGACCGAAATTCAACTCCGTCCGGAGCGCGTCAATTTCGTATTAGGGACAACACTCGAAGCATCAGAGATGGTGAAGATTCTAAATCGCCTCGGTTTCGACGTGGACGCTACCGGAGAGATTTATCAAGTCACTGTGCCGACATTCAGGTCGGACGTTACTCGCGAAATCGACCTTATTGAGGAAATCGCACGTGTCCACGGATACGATAATATCCCGACAACATTGCCCAAAGGCGATATTCCTGTGCCAGCACCCGACCCGAAGACAGAAATCCGTAAGCGGATTAAACATTTTCTTTTTGCCGCTGGCATGATGGAAGCGATAAACTATAGTTTTTGCGATCCCAATTGTTTTGATAAGATCCGTTTGAATACAGATGATCCGCTTCGTAACACCTTGCGACTCCGGAATCCGTTGAGTCCAGAGATGTCGGTGTTACGCACCACACTAACGCCGGGACTACTCGAAAACGCACAGCATAACCGTAATCATCAGATAGATACTATCGCGCTTTTTGAAATCGGTGGTGTATTCGTCCATGATGGCGAAGAGAAAGAACCGGAACGTGTTGCAGGTGTTCTTGCTGGGCAAGTCGGGGAAGGTGTCTATAGTGATCCGTACCGACCGCCAGATTTCTTTGACATCAAAGGATTGGTAGAAGGGCTGCTTGAGGTTTGCGGCGTTGTCGATTGGACGCTACAGAACACTGACACTCCCACCTTCCATCCGGGTCGGAACGCGGAAATCCTATTGGGTGACAAACGGATCGGTGTCTTCGGCGAGATACATCCAGAAGTTCTCGAAAATTACGATTTACCCTATAAGGCATACCTCTTTGAGTTTAACCTTGAAGGCTTAGCGGAAGCTACTACATTTGCCAAATGCTTTGAACCCATTTCCATCTATCCAAAGGTCGCGCGCGACCTTGCGATCGTCGTAGATAAAGATATATTGTCAGATATGCCCACCGAGCTTATCTATACAACAGGTGGGGACTCCGTAGACTCGGTGCGTCTGTTTGATGTCTATGAAGGTGAACAAGTCCCGGAAGGTAAGAAGAGTCTCGCCTATACGATCACCTATCATTCTGCGACAGAAACGTTGACAGATAAAGCGGTCAATGCCCTTCACGATAAGGTTGTCAAATGCCTGAATCGGGAGTTAGGCGCAGAATTGCGAATGTAG
- a CDS encoding sugar phosphate isomerase/epimerase, with protein sequence MKVGIRDGMLPVSFEESFQKAKEIGFDGVEICMGVNYREHLLWQDGGIDKVNSLAEAAGIEVSSLSPGGFTAYSFMHPTDSTRTEGIAKLQYLAETCPQLGANVILVPFFGNGQIENEHISASRFLDGLKAAAETAEKHGVFLAIESTLSAEQHQQIIDNVGSSAVGVYYDMGNATGFGYDSPSEIRSLGSAITQMHIKDTGGNHAGEGDVDFPAVFNAVHAVGYDSWFVLETPSKDDPIASAAKNLDFVRNSY encoded by the coding sequence ATGAAGGTAGGTATTCGGGACGGGATGTTGCCCGTTTCTTTTGAAGAATCGTTTCAGAAGGCAAAAGAGATCGGGTTTGATGGGGTCGAGATTTGTATGGGAGTCAACTACCGTGAACATCTACTCTGGCAAGATGGCGGCATTGATAAAGTGAACAGTTTGGCAGAAGCCGCTGGTATTGAAGTGTCTTCACTGTCACCGGGTGGCTTCACGGCGTACTCATTTATGCATCCGACGGATAGCACACGGACCGAGGGAATCGCAAAATTACAATATTTGGCGGAGACGTGTCCGCAGCTCGGTGCGAACGTGATTTTGGTGCCGTTTTTCGGGAACGGTCAGATCGAGAATGAACACATCAGTGCATCACGGTTTCTTGATGGGTTGAAAGCGGCTGCTGAAACCGCTGAAAAACATGGCGTTTTCCTTGCCATTGAATCAACGTTAAGTGCTGAACAGCATCAGCAGATTATTGATAATGTCGGCTCGTCAGCCGTTGGGGTTTATTACGATATGGGGAACGCCACGGGATTCGGCTACGACTCACCGTCGGAAATTCGGAGCTTGGGGAGTGCGATCACACAGATGCACATCAAGGATACTGGCGGCAATCACGCCGGTGAGGGCGATGTTGACTTCCCTGCCGTTTTTAATGCTGTCCATGCAGTTGGATATGATAGTTGGTTTGTCCTCGAAACTCCCAGTAAAGATGATCCAATTGCGTCCGCCGCGAAAAACCTCGATTTTGTGCGAAACAGTTATTGA
- a CDS encoding SAM-dependent DNA methyltransferase, producing the protein MLDKLLGIGEVFTPLKWAKWLIDKWDIFDAWIDGAHICDPTAGKGAFILALLDIARCRGVPITPERLSRLTLIEMNASHLAWFRKKVKQEFGVDFPVSQLFCQDVIIESHAGKYDILIGNPPWMNFADLPSDYKTRVKPSFLAEGLVPDRQQLLLGSSRIDIAALVLKIALGQFLKENGVGYFYLPLSLFFGDGAHSGFRNYRANQRNFAVDTVYEFTSTQVFEGIGTSYGCAKFQCDTFQTFPIPYFRESDGNWTEHKAVPLNDSADPWRVVRGLNELNTGTTVDLNLSPTQTPRQGVNTCGANSVFIFQDKPSHLPEAFLYPLATKEIWRQDTSIPHKWILLPYHRETGKPLTQHQIEQHSPLKEYLCNAEETLRFRKGTLLKTTIDRGYWWALFGVGTYSFAPFKVMWEAYGRSRFNPVVLSCVDGQAWQGNQSMHAFIPCWSEDAARRIKSELENPEIPTLLRQLNGAGKCNWAQPGKMRKILFRG; encoded by the coding sequence ATGTTGGATAAATTGCTTGGAATTGGAGAGGTATTTACCCCGCTGAAATGGGCAAAATGGCTCATAGATAAGTGGGATATCTTCGACGCATGGATTGATGGCGCACACATCTGCGACCCCACAGCAGGAAAAGGGGCATTTATCCTTGCGCTTCTGGACATTGCACGCTGTAGAGGGGTCCCTATCACCCCAGAACGCTTATCACGCCTAACGCTCATTGAGATGAACGCTTCACATCTGGCGTGGTTTAGAAAAAAAGTCAAACAAGAATTTGGCGTTGATTTCCCAGTATCCCAACTCTTTTGCCAAGATGTGATTATAGAGTCGCACGCAGGAAAGTATGACATTCTTATCGGGAACCCACCGTGGATGAATTTCGCGGATCTGCCCTCGGATTACAAAACGCGTGTAAAACCTTCTTTTCTTGCAGAAGGACTAGTGCCAGACAGACAGCAGTTACTTTTAGGTTCCTCTCGTATCGACATTGCGGCACTTGTCTTGAAGATCGCTCTCGGTCAATTCCTAAAAGAGAACGGGGTCGGGTATTTTTACTTGCCGCTTTCCCTTTTTTTCGGTGACGGCGCGCATAGTGGTTTTCGAAATTATAGGGCAAATCAGCGTAATTTCGCCGTAGATACAGTCTATGAATTCACATCGACCCAAGTGTTTGAAGGCATCGGCACATCATACGGTTGTGCTAAATTTCAGTGCGATACGTTCCAGACGTTCCCCATTCCATATTTCAGGGAATCGGACGGAAACTGGACTGAGCATAAGGCTGTTCCACTTAATGATTCTGCAGATCCGTGGCGGGTTGTGCGGGGCCTCAACGAACTGAATACAGGCACAACCGTTGACCTTAACTTGTCCCCGACACAAACACCACGTCAGGGCGTGAATACATGCGGTGCCAACAGCGTTTTTATTTTTCAAGACAAGCCTTCACACCTCCCTGAAGCATTTTTATACCCACTCGCGACAAAGGAGATTTGGCGGCAAGACACATCAATCCCTCACAAATGGATACTGCTACCCTATCATCGGGAAACTGGAAAGCCGCTCACGCAGCATCAGATTGAACAGCATAGTCCGTTGAAAGAATATCTCTGTAATGCTGAAGAGACGCTACGATTCCGAAAGGGAACGCTTCTCAAAACGACGATTGATAGAGGATATTGGTGGGCACTGTTCGGTGTCGGCACTTATTCGTTTGCGCCGTTCAAAGTGATGTGGGAGGCGTATGGGAGAAGTCGGTTCAATCCAGTTGTGTTGAGTTGCGTAGATGGGCAGGCATGGCAAGGTAACCAATCGATGCATGCGTTCATCCCGTGCTGGTCTGAAGATGCCGCACGCAGAATTAAAAGTGAGCTTGAGAATCCTGAAATTCCGACGCTCTTACGGCAGCTTAACGGTGCTGGTAAATGCAATTGGGCACAACCGGGGAAAATGAGAAAAATTCTGTTTCGTGGATAA
- a CDS encoding HEAT repeat domain-containing protein yields the protein MGCESQEQQIKALVNQLGDRAAVRRTEATEALVKIGPEAVDALIQGLSDENSQIREMSAWTLSEIKTPVARIVPALISVLADPDENLRVVGSVALQNVGEPAVPYLIDALTAETADIRLHAAYAIGEIGTPLDTILPALINTLTDSEWNVRRLVVRALATIGTPAVDPLVVALNSPNADLRRMAERALNDIGTPQARKAIADAKKGLADR from the coding sequence ATGGGATGCGAGTCACAGGAACAACAGATTAAAGCACTTGTCAATCAGCTGGGTGACAGAGCGGCTGTGCGTCGCACCGAAGCCACCGAAGCCTTAGTCAAGATAGGTCCTGAAGCGGTCGATGCGCTCATCCAAGGATTATCCGATGAGAATTCGCAGATTCGTGAGATGTCGGCGTGGACGCTCAGCGAAATCAAAACGCCTGTTGCTCGAATTGTCCCCGCACTTATCTCTGTGCTGGCAGATCCCGATGAAAACCTCCGTGTTGTTGGTTCCGTCGCCTTACAAAATGTAGGTGAACCTGCCGTGCCGTATCTCATCGATGCTTTAACAGCAGAGACAGCGGATATTCGGTTGCATGCCGCTTATGCAATAGGTGAAATCGGGACACCGCTTGATACAATTTTACCTGCGCTCATCAACACACTTACAGATTCGGAATGGAACGTCCGTCGTCTTGTCGTGCGTGCCTTGGCTACAATAGGTACGCCTGCCGTCGATCCTCTCGTTGTAGCACTTAATTCCCCTAATGCTGACCTCCGCCGTATGGCGGAACGCGCCTTGAACGATATTGGCACCCCACAAGCCCGCAAGGCAATTGCAGACGCAAAGAAAGGATTGGCAGATCGCTGA
- a CDS encoding LamG domain-containing protein, whose protein sequence is MKSLCIGLALLLCLCTASWALEEDDPAIVGVWLFEGDVKDATDNGNDGKIVGNFKFEDGKFGKAVVAGGAGSIDVGDSKSLQSISEELTVAAWFRVDADSDTGVRKNGAYLLEDQSGGEPIPDGFSFRVWTANGITPGFYGKTELEQGTWYHVAGTYDGKNVEMYVDGEPESKHGALAADKTDWKPEWGGKVAVGETLQLKFGPESFTGGIDEIVLLSRALEADEIAQLLNGWEDAFAVEPEGKLATTWARVKASR, encoded by the coding sequence ATGAAATCGCTATGTATAGGTTTGGCATTGCTTTTATGTTTGTGCACCGCCTCATGGGCATTGGAAGAAGACGATCCAGCAATCGTTGGCGTTTGGCTCTTTGAAGGCGATGTTAAAGATGCAACAGACAACGGTAACGATGGAAAGATAGTCGGTAATTTTAAGTTTGAAGACGGTAAGTTTGGTAAAGCAGTCGTTGCGGGTGGAGCCGGTAGCATCGATGTAGGCGATTCAAAAAGCCTCCAAAGCATCAGCGAAGAATTGACCGTAGCTGCGTGGTTCCGCGTAGATGCCGATTCAGATACCGGTGTCAGAAAAAACGGTGCCTATCTGTTAGAAGACCAGTCCGGTGGTGAACCGATACCTGATGGTTTCTCATTCAGAGTCTGGACAGCCAACGGTATTACACCCGGATTTTACGGCAAAACAGAATTAGAACAAGGGACGTGGTATCATGTCGCCGGAACGTACGATGGAAAGAATGTTGAGATGTACGTTGATGGCGAACCCGAAAGCAAACACGGCGCGTTGGCAGCCGACAAAACAGATTGGAAACCGGAATGGGGTGGCAAAGTTGCCGTAGGTGAGACCTTGCAACTCAAATTTGGTCCAGAGTCGTTTACCGGTGGTATCGACGAGATCGTCCTTCTCAGCCGCGCCCTTGAGGCGGATGAGATTGCGCAGCTACTCAATGGATGGGAGGACGCTTTCGCTGTTGAACCGGAAGGGAAACTGGCAACAACATGGGCGAGAGTGAAGGCATCTCGATAA
- a CDS encoding efflux RND transporter periplasmic adaptor subunit, translating to MVNRHILKAYTAIYARILMLKRTNNLRQSLLLSVFAIIFSSSVGNGVAQEAASPLAVPVATARRGTIVSTKQYTGHLEPHAEVKVFANVPGKIIALKAIVGQSVAKDDVLAETDSREAALAVIGAESALSGAKSRRTLTEANTQADVESQLAVAQETLMTAQSNLVETQSLAEMRVRNQLVQAEATSQAAKETIEKSKTNAEQSLERTKVERDDAEADYERNKSLHEKQLISDSNFESVEKRLRLAEIRLEEAQVTARQFEEEAELAVARKLVEIRSWEREIALAESKVTQAQADLTAAQKLVEAKSWEQEIEIARAAVSQAEEQLKIAQERANATTLKSPIDGVIATRHLNIGDYAGSAASPTGKPVFTVIGVKALRAIWNMPVTDARRIHSGDLVLISTDTGIRNIVGTIDFISPTVNREDNTVLVHATVPNSVGTLSHNGGLRPGGTITVSVKTGERKNVLLLPLHSVLHIQNGSGTIFTVEGNTARREQVSVGTVYGGEIEVTARLLNGTLVIVGEHHRLQDGTPVSIIRD from the coding sequence ATGGTTAATAGACATATTTTAAAAGCGTACACTGCGATTTATGCCAGAATCCTAATGTTAAAGCGGACAAATAACCTGAGACAATCACTTCTACTGAGCGTTTTCGCTATTATCTTTTCCTCCAGTGTTGGAAACGGAGTCGCCCAAGAGGCAGCATCACCGCTCGCTGTGCCAGTAGCCACAGCGAGACGCGGGACGATTGTTTCCACAAAGCAGTATACCGGACATTTAGAACCGCACGCTGAGGTGAAGGTGTTTGCCAATGTTCCGGGGAAGATTATTGCCCTGAAAGCGATTGTTGGGCAAAGTGTGGCGAAAGATGATGTGCTTGCCGAGACGGATTCAAGAGAAGCGGCACTCGCCGTAATAGGTGCGGAATCGGCATTAAGCGGTGCAAAGTCCCGACGCACATTGACGGAAGCAAACACCCAAGCGGATGTTGAATCTCAGTTGGCGGTTGCTCAGGAGACGTTGATGACTGCGCAATCGAACCTTGTGGAGACACAATCACTCGCTGAAATGCGTGTCCGTAACCAACTTGTGCAGGCAGAAGCGACGTCCCAAGCGGCCAAGGAAACAATTGAAAAATCGAAAACAAATGCGGAACAAAGTTTGGAACGCACGAAAGTGGAGCGCGATGACGCTGAAGCAGATTATGAGCGAAACAAATCACTCCATGAGAAGCAACTCATCAGTGATAGCAATTTTGAATCCGTAGAGAAACGTTTGAGATTGGCGGAGATCCGTTTAGAGGAAGCTCAGGTTACAGCGCGACAGTTTGAGGAAGAAGCGGAATTAGCCGTTGCTCGGAAACTCGTGGAGATCCGCAGCTGGGAACGCGAGATCGCTTTGGCAGAATCAAAGGTCACCCAAGCGCAGGCCGACCTCACCGCGGCACAGAAACTGGTAGAGGCAAAATCTTGGGAGCAAGAGATTGAAATTGCGAGAGCGGCGGTGAGTCAAGCCGAAGAACAACTCAAAATAGCGCAAGAACGGGCAAATGCTACAACTCTTAAATCTCCAATTGATGGCGTTATTGCCACGCGCCACTTGAATATCGGAGATTATGCAGGATCCGCCGCCTCACCGACAGGGAAACCAGTATTTACGGTTATTGGCGTTAAGGCACTCAGAGCCATTTGGAACATGCCTGTCACGGACGCGCGTCGCATTCACAGTGGCGATCTTGTTCTGATTTCTACGGATACCGGTATTCGGAATATCGTTGGCACGATTGATTTTATCAGCCCAACGGTTAACCGTGAAGACAACACCGTTCTCGTCCATGCAACGGTGCCGAATTCTGTAGGGACCCTCTCTCACAATGGCGGTCTGAGACCGGGTGGCACAATCACGGTTTCTGTCAAAACAGGTGAGCGGAAAAATGTGCTACTCCTTCCATTACATTCAGTCTTGCACATTCAAAATGGGAGCGGAACTATCTTTACCGTTGAAGGGAATACGGCACGCCGGGAACAGGTCAGCGTTGGTACTGTTTACGGTGGTGAGATAGAGGTTACCGCGAGGCTCTTGAACGGCACATTGGTGATTGTTGGTGAACACCACCGGTTACAGGATGGAACGCCAGTGTCTATTATTCGGGATTAG
- a CDS encoding type II toxin-antitoxin system HicB family antitoxin — protein sequence MNELGYPFYISILPDEEGGGYLIEFPDLPGCISDGETIDEAIANGEDAILCWIETAKRYGDEIPQPRSSVDFPELFETEVEQEENPSGVGLGNVIREYEPFPKISTPTWQFAWAVTFP from the coding sequence ATGAATGAGCTCGGGTATCCATTTTATATAAGTATACTGCCTGATGAGGAAGGTGGGGGTTATTTAATTGAATTTCCCGATTTACCGGGGTGTATTTCTGATGGGGAAACCATCGACGAAGCGATAGCGAATGGAGAGGACGCTATCCTCTGTTGGATAGAAACGGCAAAACGGTACGGGGATGAAATTCCTCAGCCTCGCTCATCTGTGGACTTCCCCGAACTTTTTGAAACGGAAGTTGAGCAGGAAGAAAATCCGTCAGGTGTTGGCCTTGGCAACGTAATTCGCGAGTACGAACCCTTCCCAAAAATTTCGACCCCAACTTGGCAGTTCGCTTGGGCTGTAACTTTCCCTTAA